AATCACCAAACCCGTAAAAGTAAGATCGCTAGTAGGATGGCTAGCACCAATGTGACAATGGGTTGCCCGGCTGCAATGAAGGCTTCATCTAATGGAGCCTTCCAACACGAAAGCCCTCTTGATTTCGCGCTTCCTCTGATCATCCTACAGATCTGCTTGGTGGTTGTGTTTACAAGGCTCTTGGCTTACCTTCTTAAACCTCTCAAACAGCCTCGGGTCATTGCCGAGATCATTGTGAGTTTATTTATTCCAATCTCTTtgtatttgtaatttttcttttcagtgaTAATTTAATCTCACATAGTAAGAGACTAAAATTGGATGGTTCTGTAGGGAGGGATACTGCTAGGACCTACTGCTCTGGGACGAAGCAAGGTGTACATTGACACCATCTTCCCAGAGAAGAGCCTGACCGTTTTAGACACGCTCGCAAACATCGGTCTTCTGTTTTTCTTGTTCCTAGTTGGGCTTGAGCTTGACTTTGCAGCCATCAGAAAAACCGGGAAAAAATCACTGTTGATAGCCCTAGCTGGGATCTCACTTCCTTTCATACTGGGTGTAGGCACATCTTTTGTTCTCAGTTCCACCATAAGCAAAGGAGTCCATCAGATTCCATTTATAGTCTTCATGGGTGTTGCCTTATCAATCACCGCCTTCCCTGTGCTCGCTCGTATCCTAGCTGAGCTGAAGCTTCTAACAACCGACATTGGACGTATGGCCATGTCTGCAGCGGGAGTGAATGATATCGCGGCTTGGATACTCCTCGCGCTCGCGATTGCTCTCTCAGGAAATGACAGTTCTCCTCTTGTACCTCTTTGGGTTCTCCTCTCTGGAACTGGTTTTGTGATCTTTGCAGTTTTGGCGATCAAACCTCTCCTTGGTTATATGGCTCATCGCTGTCCCGAAGGAGAGCCTGTGAAGGAACTTTATGTCTGCGTCACTCTAACCTTGGTTTTAGCGGCGAGCTTTGTGACAGACACTATTGGGATACACGCGCTGTTCGGGGCGTTTGTTGTAGGTATAGTGACTCCTAAAGAAGGACCTTTCTCCAGGATCTTGACAGAGAAGATAGAAGATCTTGTCTCAGGTCTCCTTCTACCACTCTATTTTGCGTCTAGCGGTCTCAAAACTGATGTTACAACGATCAGAGGAGCACAATCATGGGGACTTCTAGCTCTTGTGATACTCACCACTTGTTTCGGTAAGATAGGAGGAACCGTTGTGGCCTCGATGCTCTGCAAGGTTCCTTTCAGAGAAGCCATGTCGCTTGGAGTCCTTATGAACACCAAAGGTTTAGTCGAACTTATTGTTTTAAACATCGGCAAGGACCGTAAGGTGCTGAACGATCAAGCGTTTGCGATCTTAGTCCTGATGGCACTGGTCACGACCTTCATCACGACCCCACTTCTGATGGCGATTTACAAACCTGCGAGAAGAGGAGCACCGTACAAGCATAGAACGATCCAGAGAAAAGATCACGACTCCGAGCTAAGGATACTCGCTTGCTTCCACAGCACGCGAAACATCCCCACGTTGATCAACATGATCGAGTCATCGAGAGGGACGGGACAAAGAGGACGTCTCTGCGTCTACGCCATGCATCTGATGGAGCTCTCCGAGCGGTCATCAGCGATAGCTATGGTTCACAAAGCTCGGCTGAACGGACTCCCGGCGTGGAACAAGGTGGAGAGATCGACTGATCAGATGGTGATCGCCTTCGAGGCTTACCAGCATCTCCGAGCCGTGGCGGTTAGGCCGATGACAGCCATCTCTGACCTTAGCAGCATCCACGAGGATATCTGCACGAGCGCGCACCAGAAACGAGTCGCGATGATTCTTCTTCCGTTCCACAAGCACCAGAGAGTAGACGGAGCGATGGAGTCGATTGGACATGCCTTCCACGAGGTGAACAAACGTGTCTTGCAGCGAGCTCCTTGCTCCGTGGGGATTCTTGTGGACAGAGGACTCGGAGGAACGTCCCACGTGGTGGCCAGCGAAGTTGATTACAAGATTGTGGTTCCCTTCTTCGGAGGGTTAGACGACAGAGAAGCTCTCGCTTACGGGATGAAGATGGTGGAGCATCCAGGGATCTCGCTAACCATTCTCAAGTTCGTAGCTGCGAGAGGGACGCTGAAGAGATTCGATAAAGGAGAAGAAgacgagaaggagaagaaggaaaaaGAGATGGACGGAGAGTTCTTGAGGGAGTTGATGAACGATCCAAGAGGGAACGAGTCGTTGGCTTACGAGGAGAGAGTCGTTGAGAGCAAAGAAGATGTCAAAGCGACGCTTAAAGCGACGAGCAAATGCAATCTTTTCATCGTGGGGAGAAACGCGGCGGTTGCTTCGTTGGTTAACAGTACGGATTGTCCGGAGTTAGGACCAGTTGGAGGGTTGTTGTCGTCGTCGGAGTTTACAACCACAGCGTCGGTGCTCGTCGTTCAGGGATACGATCCTGCGGCGGATACACGGCCGCTCATAGAGGAAGATGTTGACTACGAAGGTTCCTCCAGAGATATTTCTGACTCGACTGTCTGAACGAATCTAATCAGCTTATTACAGAgccaaaacaaacaaagaaaagtgtctgtgttttttttttaacttttgccTCATGAAATGTTTTGGTTGGGACATGATCTTTTTGTGCTAATCGTTGTCATTCTATTTATGCACATGAAATTCGACTTGGAATTTTAAAACTGAAATCAAACCAGCAAGTTTCTCTCCAAAACCAATTTGTTATGTTATTTTAGtggtttttttttgcaaaattgactcaaaactcaaagtcaaacacaaaactaacctatgatttttttgaatttttcttttgtcttcttcACCCCACAAGTTCATATTAttcacgaaaatgccattacttttttttctttttttttctttcgaaaatgacatttttactctctcaacctcatcatcttcaagtatttacaagattaCCACTACCATCAATACCctaaccaccatgaacaaccaatttgaagctcttaatGCATCTCAAATCGATTTACACTTTTTTTTcccaattgttatgaactaaaaacaacatctctttcactaaaaacaacatctctTAAAATGTTGTATCAGTATAAGGCTACCAACATtcttatttattacatatattacatcttggaaaacattattaataattttacaaaaaagtcACAACTAAGGGAGTACACAtgcaaatcacaaaacataccacaaacaaactattat
The window above is part of the Raphanus sativus cultivar WK10039 unplaced genomic scaffold, ASM80110v3 Scaffold1378, whole genome shotgun sequence genome. Proteins encoded here:
- the LOC130504146 gene encoding cation/H(+) antiporter 19-like: MASTNVTMGCPAAMKASSNGAFQHESPLDFALPLIILQICLVVVFTRLLAYLLKPLKQPRVIAEIIGGILLGPTALGRSKVYIDTIFPEKSLTVLDTLANIGLLFFLFLVGLELDFAAIRKTGKKSLLIALAGISLPFILGVGTSFVLSSTISKGVHQIPFIVFMGVALSITAFPVLARILAELKLLTTDIGRMAMSAAGVNDIAAWILLALAIALSGNDSSPLVPLWVLLSGTGFVIFAVLAIKPLLGYMAHRCPEGEPVKELYVCVTLTLVLAASFVTDTIGIHALFGAFVVGIVTPKEGPFSRILTEKIEDLVSGLLLPLYFASSGLKTDVTTIRGAQSWGLLALVILTTCFGKIGGTVVASMLCKVPFREAMSLGVLMNTKGLVELIVLNIGKDRKVLNDQAFAILVLMALVTTFITTPLLMAIYKPARRGAPYKHRTIQRKDHDSELRILACFHSTRNIPTLINMIESSRGTGQRGRLCVYAMHLMELSERSSAIAMVHKARLNGLPAWNKVERSTDQMVIAFEAYQHLRAVAVRPMTAISDLSSIHEDICTSAHQKRVAMILLPFHKHQRVDGAMESIGHAFHEVNKRVLQRAPCSVGILVDRGLGGTSHVVASEVDYKIVVPFFGGLDDREALAYGMKMVEHPGISLTILKFVAARGTLKRFDKGEEDEKEKKEKEMDGEFLRELMNDPRGNESLAYEERVVESKEDVKATLKATSKCNLFIVGRNAAVASLVNSTDCPELGPVGGLLSSSEFTTTASVLVVQGYDPAADTRPLIEEDVDYEGSSRDISDSTV